DNA sequence from the Bacillota bacterium genome:
GTATCTTGTGTAACACTCTTCTTCCACAATTGAATGAAACGCTTCTATGTGCGCGGTCATGTTCGGCGTCTTGACCGGTATCCTCTCATGCGTTATACCAAGCGTGCCACATGCCTCTTCGAAGTGCCTTGCTATGAACTGTGGTCCATTGTCCGTCCTTAGCTTGGGCACGGCCAGACCGCCGCGTAGCCCCCGCTTGCGAAGGGCGTACTTGAGCACCCTTGCCGCATCGGACGCTGTACAGCCCGTCCCGAGGTGACAGTCG
Encoded proteins:
- a CDS encoding integrase core domain-containing protein produces the protein DCHLGTGCTASDAARVLKYALRKRGLRGGLAVPKLRTDNGPQFIARHFEEACGTLGITHERIPVKTPNMTAHIEAFHSIVEEECYTRYEFGSFAEAYATVAEYVRHYNQRRRHGGPGFMSPEAFHEAFIRNTVPARAFAA